Proteins encoded within one genomic window of Apis mellifera strain DH4 linkage group LG1, Amel_HAv3.1, whole genome shotgun sequence:
- the LOC409226 gene encoding FAS-associated factor 1 isoform X1: MAGVRDEILANFQACTGIDDVGDAIKYLEESNWDLLAAVNQAMLRSTQQLPSEISPDIEMIEEIERMPQSHSFSSQTNCDSKNNSIMEVTENSKPGTSKSKTCERERTLTFHVNHLNNEYEINLSEFSSLKDLKQLIWVQTNVPPCQQRLYGWKKEPKSDYRSLQSLDLPKENTLYMSPITEDVDLTTDIVSLSKRMTQTYTLNIRDEINKETYNLKFPGTNTVLDVKSGIYSLTAVPVRNQQWKGWPNSVKNDNIMLAQSGISYPEHDLSVNELPMKEEKKDVIDLIESDSSIDEDDIEDDIFVDNVRSTKTQRLMPENVADETIGTMHFAEEFEKRYGPAHPEFFTGTFKDAVKESCLKPAKERKLLAVYLHHDNSVLANVCCTQLLSCEAVLQVLSANFIVWGWDITFESNKQKFLSSVKQTLGSFATLAMENIDVDTLPALVIIMRARSITEMFTVIHANVGVNELLTNLIHVVEVFQEQRRTDIGVEEERQARERVKQEQDRAYQESLAADRAKEEAKQMQEELEKQRKEQAENERLAEEARKEAHRQAVESSLPPEPQQGTGDGVLKVRVRLPAGKFLERRFQSDTPLQTLLNFLIVEGYPTEEYKVLCSWPRRDLTSMDSKLTLMDLKFCPQETVILEER, encoded by the exons ATGGCTGGAGTCCGGGATGAGATTTTAGCTAACTTTCAG GCATGTACAGGAATTGATGATGTTGGTGATgccattaaatatttagaagaatCAAATTGGGATTTAttg GCAGCAGTAAATCAAGCTATGCTTCGTAGTACACAACAATTACCTTCTGAAATAAGTCCAGATATAGAAATgatagaagaaattgaaagaatgcCACAATCACATTCATTTTCATCTCAAACTAATTgtgattctaaaaataattccataatggaagtaacagaaaattcaaAACCAGGAACAAGTAAATCTAAAACTTGTGAAAGAGAAAGGACACTTACATTCCATGTTAATCatcttaataatgaatatgaaataaatttatctgaattttcatctttaa aggaTCTCAAGCAACTTATATGGGTACAAACAAATGTCCCACCTTGTCAACAACGTCTTTatggatggaaaaaagaacCAAAATCAGATTATAGATCATTACAATCATTAGATTTACCAaaagaaaatactttatatatgtcTCCTATAACAGAAGATGTTGATTTAACAACTGATAT tgtGAGTTTATCAAAACGAATGACTCAAACATATACTTTAAACATAAGAGATGAAATAAACAAGGaaacatataatttgaaatttcctgGAACAAATACAGTTTTGGATGTAAAATCtggtatttattcattaacagCTGTTCCAGTTCGAAATCAACAATGGAAAGGCTGGCCAAATTcagtaaaaaatgataatattatgttaGCCCAAAGTGGAATTTCTTATCCAGAACATGATTTATCTGTAAATGAACTTcctatgaaagaagaaaagaag GATGTCATAGATTTAATTGAAAGTGATAGTTCAATAGATGAAGATGATATAGaagatgatatttttgtaGATAATGTCAGATCTACAAAAACTCAACGTCTta TGCCAGAAAATGTAGCAGATGAAACAATAGGTACAATGCATTTTgcagaagaatttgaaaaacgaTATGGACCAGCACATCCAGAATTTTTTACTGGTACATTTAAAGATGCAGTTAAAGAATCATGTTTAAAGCCAGCAAAAGag agaaaattattagctGTATATTTGCATCATGATAATAGTGTACTAGCAAATGTATGTTGCACACAATTATTAAGTTGTGAAGCTGTACTCCAAGTTTTATCTGCAAATTTCATAGTATGGGGTTGGGATATTACATTTGAATCTAATaaacaaaa atttctttcATCTGTAAAACAAACATTAGGATCATTTGCAACATTAGCTATGGAAAATATAGATGTCGATACTTTACCTGCTCTTGTAATTATAATGAGAGCTAGATCCATTACAGAAATGTTTACAGTAATACATGCCAATGTGGGAGTAAATGAACtattaactaatttaattcatGTTGTTGAAGTATTTcag GAACAAAGACGTACTGATATTGGTGTTGAAGAAGAAAGACAAGCTAGAGAAAGAGTAAAACAAGAACAAGATAGAGCATATCAGGAAAGTTTAGCTGCAGAtag agcaAAAGAAGAAGCAAAACAAATGcaagaagaattagaaaagcAACGAAAAGAACAAGCAGAAAACGAAAGGTTGGCTGAAGAAGCAAGAAAAGAAGCTCATAGACAGGCGGTAGAATCGAGTTTACCACCTGAACCACAACAAGGAACTGGCGATGGAGTGTTAAAAGTACGAGTACGGCTTCCAGCTGGAAAATTTCTAGAGCGCAGATTTCAATCTGATACGCCTTTACAAACACTTCTTAACTTTCTCATTGTGGAAGGTTATCCAACAGAAGAATACAAAGTTCTATGTAGTTGGCCTCGAAGGGAT TTAACATCTATGGATTCAAAACTCACTCTTATGGATTTAAAATTCTGTCCTCAAGAAACAGTAATTTTAGAAGAACGATAA
- the LOC409225 gene encoding NEDD8-conjugating enzyme Ubc12 has product MIKLFSLKQAKKDGESPKAGTQKKASAAQLRITKDINELNLPKTCGTEFPDPDDLLSFKLIICPDEGFYRGGRFVFSFKVGPNYPHEPPKVKCETQVYHPNIDLDGNVCLNILREDWKPVLTINSIVYGLQYLFLEPNPEDPLNKDAAEVLQNNRRAFEQNVAKAMRGGYVGAFYFERCLK; this is encoded by the exons atgatcaaattattttcattaaaacagGCGAAAAAGGATGGCGAGTCACCGAAAGCTGGCACCCAAAAAAAAGCATCTGCAGCGCAACTGAGAATCACAAAAG atataaatgaaCTCAATCTTCCAAAAACATGTGGGACAGAGTTTCCTGATCCAGATGATCTTCTTAGCTTTAAGCTAATTATTTGTCCAGATGAG ggATTTTATAGAGGTGGTAGATTTGTTTTCAGTTTCAAAGTTGGACCAAATTATCCACATGAACCACCTAAAGTAAAATGTGAAACACAAGTTTATCATCCTAATATTGATTTAGATGGCAATGtgtgtttgaatattttaagagaAGATTGGAAACCAGTCCTTACAATTAATTCTATTGTTTATGGATTACAATATCTTTTCTtg gaaCCAAATCCAGAAGATCCATTGAATAAAGATGCCGCAGAAGTCCTTCAAAATAATAGGAGAGCATTTGAGCAGAATGTAGCAAAAGCAATGAGAGGTGGCTATGTCGGCGCGTTTTATTTCGAACGGTGTCTCAAGTGA
- the LOC551725 gene encoding importin-7 — translation MDVRKVTELLRATIDPEQQKQAEEQLNQIHKIIGFAPTLLQVLMTAEEMSVRQAGVIYLKNLITTNWADRENENGSVKFTIHEQDRAMIRDAIVDALVHAPELIRVQLAVCVNNIVKHDFPGRWTQIVDKITIYLQNSDASCWPGVLLALHQLVKNFEYKKAEERGPLNEAMNLLFPMIYQLILRLLPDSSEQSVLLQKQILKIFFALTQYTLPLDLISKEVFSQWMDVVRQVADRPVPPETNNPDLDDDERAELPWWKCKKWALHILRRMFERYGSPGNVTQEYKEFSRWYLRTFSGGILEVLLKILDQYRRKIYVSPRVIQQSINYINQGVSHAYSWKFLKPHMFEIIRDVLFPILSYSAADEELWNNNPYEYIRVKFDIFEDFVSPVTAAQTLLYSACKKRKDMLQETMQFCMEVLTSPNADPRQKDGALHMVGSLADVLLKKKVYKEQMDKMLLQYVFPEFNSPHGHMRARACWVLHYFSEIKFKQEQILVEAVRLTTNALLTDQDLPVKVEAAIALQMLLSAQEKAQKYVEPLIKPITLELLAIVRETENDDLTTVIQKIVYTYSEQLMPIAVEICQHLAATFSQVLETDEGSDEKAITAMGLLNTIETLLSVMENQPQIMARLQPTVLQVVAHIFGESVMEFYEEALSLVYDLTGKTISGDMWKVLELMYQLFQKDGFEYFTDMMPALHNYITVDSPAFLSNENHILAMFNMCKAVLTGDAGEDPECHAAKLLEVIILQCKGHIDQCIPSFVQLVLERLMREVKTSELRTMCLQVVIAALYYNPALCLETMDRLQGNFRQSTEPIASHFIKQWIHDTDCFLGLHDRKLCVLGLCTLISMGPARPPAVNECAQQIIPSLILLFDGLKRAYAAKASDTDDEENEEDDSDIDEEVLSSDEDEIDDASQEYLEKLQEKVTRSSTQHGFNVSTSIQDGHGDHRSDDDGDDSEYDANEETPLECYATPLDSDDMNQDEYVVFKEVMQNIERTDTVWYRALTGHLTAEQQKALQEIILLADQRKAALESKRIEQSGGYAFHSQTVPTSFNFGGTLLSR, via the exons ATGGATGTACGAAAAGTAACAGAATTATTACGAGCCACGATCGACCCAGAGCAACAAAAGCAAGCTGAAGAGCAGCTAAATCAG attCACAAAATTATTGGTTTTGCACCAACATTACTTCAAGTACTAATGACTGCAGAAGAAATGTCTGTACGACAAGCTg gtGTTATATacttgaagaatttaattacaacAAATTGGGCAGacagagaaaatgaaaatgggtCAGTTAAGTTTACTATTCATGAACAAGATCGTGCAATGATTCGTGATGCAATTGTTGATGCTCTTGTACACGCACCAGAACTTATTag agTACAATTGGCTGTTTgtgttaataatatagtaaaacaTGATTTTCCTGGGAGATGGACACAAATAGTAGACAAAAtcacaatatatttacaaaattcagaTGCTTCTTGTTGGCCAGGTGTTCTTCTTGCACTTCATcaacttgttaaaaattttga atataaaaaggcAGAAGAAAGAGGACCATTAAATGAAGCAATGAATCTTTTGTTTCCTATGATTTATCAGTTGATATTACGGCTTTTACCAGATTCTTCAGAACAATCAGTATTGCTACAAAagcagatattaaaaatattttttgctctTACACAG taTACACTTCCCTTAGATTTGATTTCAAAAGAAGTTTTTTCACAATGGATGGATGTAGTACGACAAGTAGCTGATAGACCAGTTCCACCTGAAACTAATAATCCAGACTTGGATGATGACGAACGAGCAGAATTGCCATGGTGGAAATGTAAGAAGTGGGCTCTTCATATTTTACGCAGAATGTTTGAAAGATATGGAAGTCCTGGAAATGTGACTCAAGAGTACAAGGAGTTTTCTAGATGGTACTTGAGAACTTTCAGTGGTGGAATACTTGaagttcttttaaaaattttagatcagTATCGAAGAAAGATATATGTATCACCTAGAGTAATTCaacaatcaattaattatattaatcaagg AGTAAGTCACGCatattcgtggaaatttttaaagccacatatgtttgaaataattcgcGATGTACTTTTTCCAATACTCTCATATTCCGCTGCAGATGAAGAACTTTGGAATAACAAtccatatgaatatattagagTGAAATTTG acATATTTGAAGATTTTGTATCTCCAGTAACTGCTGCacaaactttattatattctgcGTGTAAGAAACGTAAGGATATGCTTCAGGAAACTATGCAATTCTGTATGGAAGTTCTAACCAGTCCAAATGCAGATCCTAGACAAAAAGATGGTGCATTGCATATG gttgGAAGTTTAGCTGATGtactattaaagaaaaaagtttataaggAACAAATGGACAAAATGTTATTGCAATACGTTTTTCCTGAATTTAATAGTCCTCATGGACATATGCGTGCAAga gCATGTTGGGTATTACACTATTTCTcggaaataaagtttaaacaaGAACAAATATTAGTTGAAGCAGTTCGATTGACAACAAATGCTCTTCTAACGGACCAAGATCTACCAGTTAAGGTAGAAGCTGCTATTGCTTTGCAGATGCTTCTTTCTGCTCAAGAAAAAGCACAAAAATATGTAGAACCTTTAATTAAGCCTATAACTCTCGAATTATTAGCTATCGTGCGAGAAACGGAAAATGATGATTTAACAACTGTTATTCAAAAGATTGTTTATACTTATTCAGAACAACTTATGCCAATTGCAGTTGAAATTTGTCAACATCtt gCTGCAACTTTTAGTCAAGTACTTGAAACAGATGAAGGCAGTGATGAAAAAGCTATTACTGCTATgggattattaaatacaatagaaaCATTACTAAGTGTAATGGAAAATCAACCACAAATTATGGCACGATTGCAACCAACAGTACTTCAAGTTGTTGCCCATATTTTTGGAGAAAGTGTCATGG aattttatgaaGAAGCTCTTTCATTAGTTTATGATCTTACGGGAAAGACAATTTCTGGAGATATGTGGAAAGTTTTAGAATTAATGTATCAATTATTCCAGAAAGATGGCTTTGAATACTTTACTGATATGATGCCTGctcttcataattatattacagttGATAGTCCTGCATTTTTATCCAATGAAAATCACATATTAGCTATGTTCAATATGTGCAAAGCT GTCTTAACAGGAGATGCTGGAGAAGATCCAGAATGTCATGCTGCTAAATTATTGGAagttataattttgcaatgtAAAGGTCATATCGATcag tgtaTACCTTCATTTGTGCAATTGGTATTAGAACGTTTAATGCGTGAAGTTAAAACATCTGAATTAAGAACAATGTGTTTGCAAGTAGTAATTGCAGCTCTTTATTATAATCCAGCACTCTGTCTTGAAACAATGGATAGATTACAAGGAAATTTTAGACAATCTACAGAACCAATTGcttcacattttattaaacaatggaTACATGATACAGATTGTTTCTTagg attacaTGATAGAAAACTGTGTGTTCTTGGATTGTGTACATTAATTAGTATGGGTCCTGCAAGACCACCAGCAGTGAATGAATGTGCTCAACAAATTATCCCATCTCTGATTTTACTTTTTGATGGATTAAAAAGAGCCTATGCAGCTAAAGCATCTGATACTGATGACGAAGAGAATGAGGAAGATGATAGCGATATCGACGAAG aagttTTATCATCTGATGAAGATGAAATCGACGATGCTAGTcaagaatatttagaaaaactaCAAGAAAAAGTGACTAGATCATCTACACAACATGGTTTTAATGTATCGACATCAATCCAAGATGGGCATGGTGATCATAGATCAGATGATGATGGAGATGATTCAGAATATGATGCCAATGAGGAAACTCCATTAGAATGTTATGCTACGCCTTTGGATTCAGATGATATGAATCAAGATGAATATGTTGTTTTTAAAGAAGTAATGCAAA atATTGAAAGAACAGATACAGTTTGGTATAGAGCATTAACTGGTCACTTAACTGCAGAACAACAAAAAGCATTACAGGAAATTATCTTGTTAGCAGATCAGCGTAAAGCAGCTCTTGAAAGTAAAAGAATTGAACAGAGTGGCG GTTACGCTTTTCATTCACAGACTGTACCTACATCGTTCAATTTTGGTGGAACGCTTTTGAGCCGATAG
- the LOC409226 gene encoding FAS-associated factor 1 isoform X2 yields the protein MAGVRDEILANFQACTGIDDVGDAIKYLEESNWDLLAAVNQAMLRSTQQLPSEISPDIEMIEEIERMPQSHSFSSQTNCDSKNNSIMEVTENSKPGTSKSKTCERERTLTFHVNHLNNEYEINLSEFSSLKDLKQLIWVQTNVPPCQQRLYGWKKEPKSDYRSLQSLDLPKENTLYMSPITEDVDLTTDIVSLSKRMTQTYTLNIRDEINKETYNLKFPGTNTVLDVKSGIYSLTAVPVRNQQWKGWPNSVKNDNIMLAQSGISYPEHDLSVNELPMKEEKKDVIDLIESDSSIDEDDIEDDIFVDNVRSTKTQRLMPENVADETIGTMHFAEEFEKRYGPAHPEFFTGTFKDAVKESCLKPAKERKLLAVYLHHDNSVLANVCCTQLLSCEAVLQVLSANFIVWGWDITFESNKQKFLSSVKQTLGSFATLAMENIDVDTLPALVIIMRARSITEMFTVIHANVGVNELLTNLIHVVEVFQEQRRTDIGVEEERQARERVKQEQDRAYQESLAADRAKEEAKQMQEELEKQRKEQAENERLAEEARKEAHRQAVESSLPPEPQQGTGDGVLKVRVRLPAGKFLERRFQSDTPLQTLLNFLIVEGYPTEEYKVLCSWPRRDVSR from the exons ATGGCTGGAGTCCGGGATGAGATTTTAGCTAACTTTCAG GCATGTACAGGAATTGATGATGTTGGTGATgccattaaatatttagaagaatCAAATTGGGATTTAttg GCAGCAGTAAATCAAGCTATGCTTCGTAGTACACAACAATTACCTTCTGAAATAAGTCCAGATATAGAAATgatagaagaaattgaaagaatgcCACAATCACATTCATTTTCATCTCAAACTAATTgtgattctaaaaataattccataatggaagtaacagaaaattcaaAACCAGGAACAAGTAAATCTAAAACTTGTGAAAGAGAAAGGACACTTACATTCCATGTTAATCatcttaataatgaatatgaaataaatttatctgaattttcatctttaa aggaTCTCAAGCAACTTATATGGGTACAAACAAATGTCCCACCTTGTCAACAACGTCTTTatggatggaaaaaagaacCAAAATCAGATTATAGATCATTACAATCATTAGATTTACCAaaagaaaatactttatatatgtcTCCTATAACAGAAGATGTTGATTTAACAACTGATAT tgtGAGTTTATCAAAACGAATGACTCAAACATATACTTTAAACATAAGAGATGAAATAAACAAGGaaacatataatttgaaatttcctgGAACAAATACAGTTTTGGATGTAAAATCtggtatttattcattaacagCTGTTCCAGTTCGAAATCAACAATGGAAAGGCTGGCCAAATTcagtaaaaaatgataatattatgttaGCCCAAAGTGGAATTTCTTATCCAGAACATGATTTATCTGTAAATGAACTTcctatgaaagaagaaaagaag GATGTCATAGATTTAATTGAAAGTGATAGTTCAATAGATGAAGATGATATAGaagatgatatttttgtaGATAATGTCAGATCTACAAAAACTCAACGTCTta TGCCAGAAAATGTAGCAGATGAAACAATAGGTACAATGCATTTTgcagaagaatttgaaaaacgaTATGGACCAGCACATCCAGAATTTTTTACTGGTACATTTAAAGATGCAGTTAAAGAATCATGTTTAAAGCCAGCAAAAGag agaaaattattagctGTATATTTGCATCATGATAATAGTGTACTAGCAAATGTATGTTGCACACAATTATTAAGTTGTGAAGCTGTACTCCAAGTTTTATCTGCAAATTTCATAGTATGGGGTTGGGATATTACATTTGAATCTAATaaacaaaa atttctttcATCTGTAAAACAAACATTAGGATCATTTGCAACATTAGCTATGGAAAATATAGATGTCGATACTTTACCTGCTCTTGTAATTATAATGAGAGCTAGATCCATTACAGAAATGTTTACAGTAATACATGCCAATGTGGGAGTAAATGAACtattaactaatttaattcatGTTGTTGAAGTATTTcag GAACAAAGACGTACTGATATTGGTGTTGAAGAAGAAAGACAAGCTAGAGAAAGAGTAAAACAAGAACAAGATAGAGCATATCAGGAAAGTTTAGCTGCAGAtag agcaAAAGAAGAAGCAAAACAAATGcaagaagaattagaaaagcAACGAAAAGAACAAGCAGAAAACGAAAGGTTGGCTGAAGAAGCAAGAAAAGAAGCTCATAGACAGGCGGTAGAATCGAGTTTACCACCTGAACCACAACAAGGAACTGGCGATGGAGTGTTAAAAGTACGAGTACGGCTTCCAGCTGGAAAATTTCTAGAGCGCAGATTTCAATCTGATACGCCTTTACAAACACTTCTTAACTTTCTCATTGTGGAAGGTTATCCAACAGAAGAATACAAAGTTCTATGTAGTTGGCCTCGAAGGGATGTAAGTAGATGA